One genomic region from Drosophila busckii strain San Diego stock center, stock number 13000-0081.31 chromosome 3R, ASM1175060v1, whole genome shotgun sequence encodes:
- the LOC108602757 gene encoding ubiquitin-conjugating enzyme E2 G1, producing MSELQASLLLKRQLAELHRNPVEGFSAGLINDEDIFQWEVVIIGPPDTLYEGGCFKAHLIFPKEYPLRPPRMKFVTEIWHPNIEKNGDVCISILHEPGDDKWGYEKAEERWLPVHTVETILLSVISMLTDPNDESAANVDAAKEWRDNYAEFKRKVSRCVRRSQEEV from the coding sequence ATGTCCGAACTgcaagcgtcgctgctgctcaagcGACAGCTGGCCGAACTGCATCGCAATCCGGTCGAGGGCTTCTCCGCTGGTCTGATCAACGACGAGGACATTTTCCAATGGGAGGTCGTTATCATTGGCCCTCCCGACACGCTCTATGAGGGCGGTTGCTTCAAGGCGCATCTAATCTTTCCCAAGGAGTATCCGCTGCGGCCGCCGCGCATGAAGTTCGTCACCGAAATCTGGCATCCGAACATTGAAAAGAACGGAGATGTTTGCATTTCGATATTGCATGAGCCCGGCGATGATAAGTGGGGCTATGAGAAAGCCGAGGAGCGCTGGCTGCCCGTGCATACAGTGGAGACTATTTTGCTGTCGGTCATATCTATGCTAACCGATCCCAATGATGAGTCTGCGGCGAATGTGGATGCGGCCAAGGAATGGCGTGATAATTACGCGGAATTTAAGCGCAAAGTTTCGCGCTGTGTGCGGCGCAGTCAGGAGGAAGTATAA